One Alosa alosa isolate M-15738 ecotype Scorff River chromosome 22, AALO_Geno_1.1, whole genome shotgun sequence DNA segment encodes these proteins:
- the vclb gene encoding vinculin b isoform X2, with product MPVFHTKTIESILEPVAQQISHLVIMHEEGEVDGKAIPDLSAPVLAVQAAVSNLVRVGRETVQTTEDQIMKRDMPPAFIKVENACTKLVQAASMLKADPYSVPARDYLIDGSRGILSGTSDLLLTFDEAEVRKIIRVCKGILEYLTVAEVVESMEDLITYTKNLGPGMTKMAKMIDERQQELTHQEHRVMLVNSMNTVKELLPVLISGIKIFVTTKTSGSQGVEEALKNRNFTVDKMSTEIHEIIRVLQLTSWDEDAWANKDTEAMKRALALIDSKLVQAKNWLRDPNAQPGDPGEQAIRQILDEAGKVGELCAGKERREIEGTAKALGQMTDQVSEMRARGQGASPVAMQKAQQVSQGLDMLTGKVENAARKLEAMTNSKQAIAKKIDAAQNWLADPNAGPEGEEHIRSLLAEARKIADLCEDPKERDDILRSMGEIAALTAKLSELKKQGKGDTPEARALAKQIATALQNLQSKTNKAVANSRPAKAAVHLEGKLEQAQHWIDNPTLDDSGVGQAAIRSMVAEGRRLANVLQGPQRQELLGKCEQVEQLMAQLADLAARGQGDSPQARAIAHQLQQALKELKGQMQEAMTQEVSDIFSDTTTPIKLLAVAATAPPDAPNREGVFDERAANFESHANRLGATAEKAAAVGTANKTTVEGIQAAVKSARDLTPQVVSAARILLKNPGNQAANEHFETMKNQWIDNVEKMTGLVDEAIDTKSLLDASEEAIRKDLEKCQVAMANHQPQMLVAGATSIARRANRILLVAKREVENSEDPKFRETVKAASDELSQTISPMVMNAKAVAANIQDQGLQKGFLDSGYKILGAVAKVREAFQPQEPDFPPPPPDLDQLHINDEAAPPKPPLPEGEVPPPRPPPPEEKEEEFPEQKAGEMVSEPMMLAARQLHDEARKWSSKGNDIIGAAKRMALLMAEMSRLVRGGSGNKRALIQCAKDIAKASDEVTRLAKEVAKQCTDKRIRTNLLQVCERIPTISTQLKILSTVKATMLGRTNISEEESEQATEMLVHNAQNLMQSVKETVREAEAASIKIRTDAGFTLHWVRKTPWYQ from the exons GTGGGCAGAGAGACTGTCCAGACCACAGAGGACCAGATTATGAAGAGAGACATGCCGCCTGCTTTCATcaa GGTGGAGAATGCATGCACCAAGCTGGTCCAGGCAGCGTCTATGCTGAAGGCTGACCCGTACTCTGTGCCTGCCCGGGACTACCTCATCGATGGCTCGCGAGGCATCCTGTCCGGCACGTCCGACCTCCTGCTGACCTTCGACGAGGCTGAG GTGCGTAAGATCATCAGGGTCTGTAAAGGTATCCTGGAGTATCTCACAGTGGCAGAGGTGGTGGAGTCCATGGAGGATTTGATCACATACACAAAGAATTTGGGACCAG GAATGACGAAGATGGCTAAGATGATTGATGAGCGCCAGCAGGAGCTCACACATCAGGAGCACCGCGTCATGCTCGTCAACTCCATGAACACGGTCAAGGAGCTTCTGCCCGTCCTCATCTCAG GAATCAAAATCTTTGTGACGACCAAGACCTCGGGTAGCCAGGGCGTGGAGGAGGCGCTGAAGAACCGCAACTTCACCGTGGACAAGATGAGCACCGAGATCCACGAGATCATCCGGGTTCTGCAGCTCACATCCTGGGATGAGGACGCCTGGGCCAACAAG GACACGGAAGCCATGAAGAGAGCGTTGGCCCTCATCGACTCAAAATTGGTCCAGGCCAAAAACTGGCTGAGAGACCCGAACGCCCAACCAG gcgATCCGGGTGAGCAGGCTATTCGGCAGATCCTGGACGAGGCTGGCAAAGTGGGTGAGCTGTGTGCCGGCAAGGAGCGCAGGGAGATCGAGGGCACAGCCAAGGCCCTGGGCCAGATGACCGATCAGGTGTCTGAGATGCGGGCGAG AGGGCAGGGGGCGAGCCCAGTGGCCATGCAGAAGGCCCAGCAGGTGTCCCAGGGGCTGGACATGCTCACAGGGAAAGTGGAGAACGCTGCCCGCAAGCTGGAGGCCATGACCAACTCCAAGCAGGCCATCGCCAAGAAGATCGATGCTGCTCAG AACTGGCTGGCAGACCCCAACGCAGGCCCTGAGGGCGAGGAGCACATCAGGTCCCTGCTGGCCGAGGCCCGAAAGATCGCCGACCTCTGCGAGGACCCCAAGGAGCGAGATGACATCCTGCGTTCCATGGGAGAGATCGCTGCCCTGACCGCAAAGCTGTCAGAGCTCAAGAAACA gGGTAAAGGAGACACCCCAGAAGCCAGGGCTCTGGCCAAGCAGATCGCCACGGCGCTGCAGAACCTGCAGTCCAAGACCAACAAGGCCGTTGCCAACAGCCGGCCCGCCAAGGCGGCCGTGCACCTGGAAGGGAAGCTCGAGCAGGCCCAGCACTGGATCGACAACCCCACCCTGGACGACAGCGGCGTGG GTCAAGCTGCCATCCGCAGCATGGTCGCCGAGGGCCGTCGCCTGGCCAACGTGTTGCAGGGGCCGCAGCGGCAGGAGCTCCTGGGGAAGTGCGAGCAGGTGGAACAGCTGATGGCCCAGTTGGCCGACCTGGCCGCCCGGGGCCAGGGTGACTCCCCGCAGGCGCGCGCCATCGCCCACCAGCTGCAGCAGGCCCTCAAG GAGTTGAAGGGGCAGATGCAGGAGGCCATGACTCAGGAGGTGTCGGACATCTTCAGcgacaccaccacccccatcaAACTCCTGGCTGTGGCCGCCACTGCACCGCCAGACGCTCCAAACAGGGAAGGG GTGTTTGACGAGCGAGCTGCAAACTTCGAGAGCCATGCCAACCGTCTGGGTGCCACGGCTGAGAAGGCCGCAGCTGTGGGCACTGCCAATAAGACCACTGTGGAGGGCATCCAGGCTGCGGTGAAGTCTGCCAGGGACCTGACTCCTCAG GTGGTGTCTGCTGCTCGAATTCTGCTGAAGAACCCAGGGAACCAGGCAGCAAATGAGCACTTTGAGACCATGAAGAACCAGTGGATCGACAATGTGGAAAAGATGACTG GTTTGGTTGATGAGGCCATTGACACCAAATCCCTGCTGGATGCTTCTGAGGAGGCCATCAGGAAGGACCTTGAGAAGTGCCAGGTTGCCATGGCCAATCACCAGCCTCAGATGCTCGTCGCCGGAGCGACAAGCATCGCCAGGCGCGCCAACCGGATCCTCCTGGTGGCCAAGCGGGAGGTGGAGAACTCTGAGGACCCCAAGTTCCGGGAGACGGTGAAGGCAGCCTCGGATGAACTCAGCCAGACCATTTCCCCCATGGTTATGAACGCCAAGGCCGTGGCTGCCAACATCCAGGACCAAG GCCTACAGAAAGGTTTCCTGGACTCCGGATACAAGATTCTGGGTGCCGTGGCCAAGGTGAGGGAGGCCTTCCAGCCACAGGAGCCCGActtccccccacctccccccgaTCTAGATCAGCTCCAC ATCAACGACGAGGCTGCCCCTCCCAAGCCCCCACTGCCTGAGGGTGAGGTGCCTCCTCCCAGACCCCCTCCCccagaggagaaggaagaggagttCCCTGAGCAAAAGGCCGGCGAGATGGTGAGCGAGCCCATGATGTTGGCCGCCAGGCAACTCCACGACGAGGCCCGCAAGTGGTCCAGCAAG GGCAACGACATCATTGGTGCAGCTAAGCGAATGGCCTTGCTGATGGCAGAGATGTCCCGTCTTGTGCGTGGTGGTAGTGGCAACAAGCGTGCTCTCATTCAGTGTGCCAAAGACATCGCCAAGGCCTCAGACGAGGTCACCAGGCTGGCCAAAGAAGTCGCTAAGCAGTGCACAGACAAGCGAATCAGGACCAACTTACTTCAG GTGTGCGAGCGTATCCCCACCATCAGTACTCAGCTGAAGATCCTCTCCACTGTCAAGGCCACCATGTTGGGTCGCACTAACATCAGTGAGGAGGAATCCGAGCAG GCTACAGAAATGTTGGTGCACAACGCCCAGAATCTGATGCAGTCAGTGAAAGAGACTGTAAGGGAGGCCGAGGCCGCCTCCATCAAGATTCGGACAGACGCTGGCTTCACTCTCCACTGGGTCAGGAAGACTCCCTGGTACCAGTAG
- the vclb gene encoding vinculin b isoform X1 produces MPVFHTKTIESILEPVAQQISHLVIMHEEGEVDGKAIPDLSAPVLAVQAAVSNLVRVGRETVQTTEDQIMKRDMPPAFIKVENACTKLVQAASMLKADPYSVPARDYLIDGSRGILSGTSDLLLTFDEAEVRKIIRVCKGILEYLTVAEVVESMEDLITYTKNLGPGMTKMAKMIDERQQELTHQEHRVMLVNSMNTVKELLPVLISGIKIFVTTKTSGSQGVEEALKNRNFTVDKMSTEIHEIIRVLQLTSWDEDAWANKKDTEAMKRALALIDSKLVQAKNWLRDPNAQPGDPGEQAIRQILDEAGKVGELCAGKERREIEGTAKALGQMTDQVSEMRARGQGASPVAMQKAQQVSQGLDMLTGKVENAARKLEAMTNSKQAIAKKIDAAQNWLADPNAGPEGEEHIRSLLAEARKIADLCEDPKERDDILRSMGEIAALTAKLSELKKQGKGDTPEARALAKQIATALQNLQSKTNKAVANSRPAKAAVHLEGKLEQAQHWIDNPTLDDSGVGQAAIRSMVAEGRRLANVLQGPQRQELLGKCEQVEQLMAQLADLAARGQGDSPQARAIAHQLQQALKELKGQMQEAMTQEVSDIFSDTTTPIKLLAVAATAPPDAPNREGVFDERAANFESHANRLGATAEKAAAVGTANKTTVEGIQAAVKSARDLTPQVVSAARILLKNPGNQAANEHFETMKNQWIDNVEKMTGLVDEAIDTKSLLDASEEAIRKDLEKCQVAMANHQPQMLVAGATSIARRANRILLVAKREVENSEDPKFRETVKAASDELSQTISPMVMNAKAVAANIQDQGLQKGFLDSGYKILGAVAKVREAFQPQEPDFPPPPPDLDQLHINDEAAPPKPPLPEGEVPPPRPPPPEEKEEEFPEQKAGEMVSEPMMLAARQLHDEARKWSSKGNDIIGAAKRMALLMAEMSRLVRGGSGNKRALIQCAKDIAKASDEVTRLAKEVAKQCTDKRIRTNLLQVCERIPTISTQLKILSTVKATMLGRTNISEEESEQATEMLVHNAQNLMQSVKETVREAEAASIKIRTDAGFTLHWVRKTPWYQ; encoded by the exons GTGGGCAGAGAGACTGTCCAGACCACAGAGGACCAGATTATGAAGAGAGACATGCCGCCTGCTTTCATcaa GGTGGAGAATGCATGCACCAAGCTGGTCCAGGCAGCGTCTATGCTGAAGGCTGACCCGTACTCTGTGCCTGCCCGGGACTACCTCATCGATGGCTCGCGAGGCATCCTGTCCGGCACGTCCGACCTCCTGCTGACCTTCGACGAGGCTGAG GTGCGTAAGATCATCAGGGTCTGTAAAGGTATCCTGGAGTATCTCACAGTGGCAGAGGTGGTGGAGTCCATGGAGGATTTGATCACATACACAAAGAATTTGGGACCAG GAATGACGAAGATGGCTAAGATGATTGATGAGCGCCAGCAGGAGCTCACACATCAGGAGCACCGCGTCATGCTCGTCAACTCCATGAACACGGTCAAGGAGCTTCTGCCCGTCCTCATCTCAG GAATCAAAATCTTTGTGACGACCAAGACCTCGGGTAGCCAGGGCGTGGAGGAGGCGCTGAAGAACCGCAACTTCACCGTGGACAAGATGAGCACCGAGATCCACGAGATCATCCGGGTTCTGCAGCTCACATCCTGGGATGAGGACGCCTGGGCCAACAAG AAGGACACGGAAGCCATGAAGAGAGCGTTGGCCCTCATCGACTCAAAATTGGTCCAGGCCAAAAACTGGCTGAGAGACCCGAACGCCCAACCAG gcgATCCGGGTGAGCAGGCTATTCGGCAGATCCTGGACGAGGCTGGCAAAGTGGGTGAGCTGTGTGCCGGCAAGGAGCGCAGGGAGATCGAGGGCACAGCCAAGGCCCTGGGCCAGATGACCGATCAGGTGTCTGAGATGCGGGCGAG AGGGCAGGGGGCGAGCCCAGTGGCCATGCAGAAGGCCCAGCAGGTGTCCCAGGGGCTGGACATGCTCACAGGGAAAGTGGAGAACGCTGCCCGCAAGCTGGAGGCCATGACCAACTCCAAGCAGGCCATCGCCAAGAAGATCGATGCTGCTCAG AACTGGCTGGCAGACCCCAACGCAGGCCCTGAGGGCGAGGAGCACATCAGGTCCCTGCTGGCCGAGGCCCGAAAGATCGCCGACCTCTGCGAGGACCCCAAGGAGCGAGATGACATCCTGCGTTCCATGGGAGAGATCGCTGCCCTGACCGCAAAGCTGTCAGAGCTCAAGAAACA gGGTAAAGGAGACACCCCAGAAGCCAGGGCTCTGGCCAAGCAGATCGCCACGGCGCTGCAGAACCTGCAGTCCAAGACCAACAAGGCCGTTGCCAACAGCCGGCCCGCCAAGGCGGCCGTGCACCTGGAAGGGAAGCTCGAGCAGGCCCAGCACTGGATCGACAACCCCACCCTGGACGACAGCGGCGTGG GTCAAGCTGCCATCCGCAGCATGGTCGCCGAGGGCCGTCGCCTGGCCAACGTGTTGCAGGGGCCGCAGCGGCAGGAGCTCCTGGGGAAGTGCGAGCAGGTGGAACAGCTGATGGCCCAGTTGGCCGACCTGGCCGCCCGGGGCCAGGGTGACTCCCCGCAGGCGCGCGCCATCGCCCACCAGCTGCAGCAGGCCCTCAAG GAGTTGAAGGGGCAGATGCAGGAGGCCATGACTCAGGAGGTGTCGGACATCTTCAGcgacaccaccacccccatcaAACTCCTGGCTGTGGCCGCCACTGCACCGCCAGACGCTCCAAACAGGGAAGGG GTGTTTGACGAGCGAGCTGCAAACTTCGAGAGCCATGCCAACCGTCTGGGTGCCACGGCTGAGAAGGCCGCAGCTGTGGGCACTGCCAATAAGACCACTGTGGAGGGCATCCAGGCTGCGGTGAAGTCTGCCAGGGACCTGACTCCTCAG GTGGTGTCTGCTGCTCGAATTCTGCTGAAGAACCCAGGGAACCAGGCAGCAAATGAGCACTTTGAGACCATGAAGAACCAGTGGATCGACAATGTGGAAAAGATGACTG GTTTGGTTGATGAGGCCATTGACACCAAATCCCTGCTGGATGCTTCTGAGGAGGCCATCAGGAAGGACCTTGAGAAGTGCCAGGTTGCCATGGCCAATCACCAGCCTCAGATGCTCGTCGCCGGAGCGACAAGCATCGCCAGGCGCGCCAACCGGATCCTCCTGGTGGCCAAGCGGGAGGTGGAGAACTCTGAGGACCCCAAGTTCCGGGAGACGGTGAAGGCAGCCTCGGATGAACTCAGCCAGACCATTTCCCCCATGGTTATGAACGCCAAGGCCGTGGCTGCCAACATCCAGGACCAAG GCCTACAGAAAGGTTTCCTGGACTCCGGATACAAGATTCTGGGTGCCGTGGCCAAGGTGAGGGAGGCCTTCCAGCCACAGGAGCCCGActtccccccacctccccccgaTCTAGATCAGCTCCAC ATCAACGACGAGGCTGCCCCTCCCAAGCCCCCACTGCCTGAGGGTGAGGTGCCTCCTCCCAGACCCCCTCCCccagaggagaaggaagaggagttCCCTGAGCAAAAGGCCGGCGAGATGGTGAGCGAGCCCATGATGTTGGCCGCCAGGCAACTCCACGACGAGGCCCGCAAGTGGTCCAGCAAG GGCAACGACATCATTGGTGCAGCTAAGCGAATGGCCTTGCTGATGGCAGAGATGTCCCGTCTTGTGCGTGGTGGTAGTGGCAACAAGCGTGCTCTCATTCAGTGTGCCAAAGACATCGCCAAGGCCTCAGACGAGGTCACCAGGCTGGCCAAAGAAGTCGCTAAGCAGTGCACAGACAAGCGAATCAGGACCAACTTACTTCAG GTGTGCGAGCGTATCCCCACCATCAGTACTCAGCTGAAGATCCTCTCCACTGTCAAGGCCACCATGTTGGGTCGCACTAACATCAGTGAGGAGGAATCCGAGCAG GCTACAGAAATGTTGGTGCACAACGCCCAGAATCTGATGCAGTCAGTGAAAGAGACTGTAAGGGAGGCCGAGGCCGCCTCCATCAAGATTCGGACAGACGCTGGCTTCACTCTCCACTGGGTCAGGAAGACTCCCTGGTACCAGTAG